Proteins found in one Candidatus Gastranaerophilales bacterium genomic segment:
- a CDS encoding thymidine kinase: protein MHNFKFELITGPMSCGKTEELLRRLRRATIANKKVKVFSPTIDTRVFSNYIQSRVGTKNEAIKVHSAFDILNYIEEDDEIIAIDELQFFDDKIVSVIRRLMADGKKVIGSGLELDFKEEPFGAMPQLLCYADKVDKLTAICKKCGSEYAVRTQRLIDGKPAEAFSPLIMIGGDESYEARCQDCYEINNEYHIRKLKNKRKQEFVMN from the coding sequence GTGCATAATTTCAAATTTGAACTCATAACAGGTCCGATGAGTTGCGGCAAAACCGAAGAACTTTTAAGAAGGTTAAGACGTGCAACCATTGCCAATAAAAAAGTCAAGGTCTTTTCTCCTACAATAGACACAAGAGTTTTCAGCAATTATATACAATCACGGGTAGGCACTAAAAATGAAGCTATAAAAGTGCATAGTGCTTTTGATATTCTTAATTACATAGAAGAAGATGATGAAATAATTGCAATCGATGAACTGCAATTCTTCGATGATAAAATAGTTTCGGTTATCAGACGTTTAATGGCAGACGGCAAAAAGGTTATAGGTTCAGGCTTAGAGCTTGATTTTAAAGAAGAGCCTTTTGGCGCTATGCCGCAGCTTTTATGCTATGCGGATAAAGTCGACAAACTTACCGCAATATGTAAAAAATGCGGCAGTGAATATGCCGTGCGCACCCAAAGATTAATTGACGGCAAGCCTGCAGAAGCATTTTCGCCGCTAATTATGATTGGCGGTGATGAATCATATGAAGCCAGATGCCAAGACTGCTACGAAATCAACAATGAATACCATATTCGAAAGTTGAAAAACAAAAGAAAACAAGAGTTCGTAATGAACTAA
- a CDS encoding glucose-6-phosphate isomerase, which produces MLKLDYRNVKADIIGQENGLNIEQEFESNAQRISQIISDIYAKKDTRGEWKKWMNLGYDDDTLWYINEFAANVQGKYENILVLGIGGSALGGIAVTEAILKPYWNLLSPEQRNNMPRIFFVDNIDPDQINGLLDFIDLKSTLVNVITKSGSTAETMSAYMIIKNRMKEAVGEDYRKSIIATTDKNTGVLRQLAEQEGYKTFEVPDDVGGRFSVFSAVGLLPFALVGIDIKELLRGVRDFDKLAQDRSIFNNIAAQNALIHYLMDTQKGKNLTVMMPYSSKLRYVSDWFVQLWAESLGKEVDLNGNVVHAGPTPIKALGATDQHSQIQLYNEGPNDKLINFIRVENFNTTLEVPHVFEYTGIGYLCGKTINDLIDAEADSTKVALTDYQRPNVTISIPQVNEYYLGQLLYMFMIQTAVAGCLYNIDTFNQPGVEQAKNYTYALMGRSGYEESARILQEKMSV; this is translated from the coding sequence ATGTTAAAACTTGATTATCGTAACGTAAAAGCGGATATTATCGGTCAGGAGAACGGTCTTAATATCGAACAGGAATTTGAATCTAATGCCCAGCGTATTTCTCAGATTATTTCTGATATTTATGCAAAAAAGGACACCAGAGGAGAATGGAAAAAATGGATGAACCTCGGCTATGATGATGATACCCTTTGGTACATTAACGAATTTGCCGCAAACGTACAAGGTAAGTATGAGAATATTTTAGTATTGGGTATAGGCGGGAGTGCGCTTGGCGGTATTGCTGTTACGGAAGCTATATTAAAACCATATTGGAACTTATTATCACCGGAACAAAGAAACAACATGCCGAGAATTTTCTTTGTTGATAACATAGACCCTGACCAAATTAACGGGTTACTTGATTTCATTGATTTAAAAAGTACGCTGGTAAATGTTATAACAAAATCCGGCTCTACTGCAGAAACAATGTCTGCTTATATGATTATTAAAAATCGCATGAAAGAAGCAGTCGGCGAAGATTACAGAAAAAGCATCATTGCAACAACCGATAAAAATACCGGTGTTTTAAGACAATTAGCAGAGCAGGAAGGCTATAAAACTTTTGAAGTTCCCGATGATGTAGGCGGAAGGTTTTCGGTGTTTTCAGCAGTAGGGCTGCTGCCTTTTGCACTTGTAGGTATTGATATCAAAGAACTTTTAAGAGGGGTTCGTGATTTTGATAAACTGGCTCAAGACCGCAGTATTTTTAACAACATAGCTGCTCAAAACGCACTTATTCACTATTTAATGGATACACAAAAAGGTAAAAATCTTACTGTGATGATGCCTTATTCAAGCAAACTAAGATATGTATCGGATTGGTTTGTCCAGCTTTGGGCAGAATCTCTGGGCAAAGAAGTTGATTTGAACGGAAACGTTGTCCATGCAGGTCCTACTCCTATTAAGGCTTTAGGGGCAACAGATCAGCACTCTCAAATCCAGCTTTACAATGAAGGTCCTAACGATAAACTTATTAACTTTATCAGAGTAGAAAATTTTAATACTACCTTAGAAGTTCCGCACGTATTTGAATACACGGGAATCGGCTATCTTTGCGGTAAAACCATTAACGACCTGATTGACGCGGAAGCTGATTCGACAAAAGTTGCGCTTACCGATTATCAAAGACCAAACGTAACTATATCTATCCCTCAGGTGAACGAATACTACTTAGGACAACTGTTGTATATGTTTATGATACAAACAGCTGTTGCAGGCTGCTTGTACAATATTGATACATTTAACCAGCCGGGAGTTGAACAGGCTAAAAATTACACTTACGCCCTTATGGGAAGAAGCGGGTATGAAGAATCCGCAAGAATCCTTCAGGAAAAAATGTCTGTATAA
- a CDS encoding HNH endonuclease, protein MHLYSIAAANTFRGKPYSLFEKEANLPCASCGEVMLTKQDIKDISNLKSNEDLADVFETYLDRLPIERRHSVVHLISELQKPENKSNTLQQLAFKVQDRSFKLRGQNNFETTFNILSPALSTIDHIQPTSLAGENAKYNLVHMCKSCNEQRGNMSYDAFIRINPSLQNNMQKFINSVKRMLLQTKNSQQLESIKNYLTSVQGTLNNNGIEVIV, encoded by the coding sequence ATGCATTTATATTCTATCGCTGCTGCAAATACATTCAGAGGTAAACCTTACAGCCTTTTTGAAAAAGAGGCAAATCTTCCATGCGCAAGCTGCGGTGAAGTGATGCTCACTAAACAGGATATTAAGGATATTTCAAATTTAAAATCTAACGAAGACTTGGCAGATGTCTTTGAAACTTATCTGGACAGGCTTCCTATAGAACGCCGGCATTCTGTTGTACATCTTATTTCAGAGCTTCAAAAACCTGAAAACAAATCTAATACCCTGCAACAGCTTGCTTTTAAGGTGCAGGACCGTTCATTTAAGCTTCGCGGACAAAACAATTTTGAAACAACTTTCAACATACTAAGCCCTGCCTTAAGCACAATAGACCATATCCAGCCTACATCACTGGCGGGTGAAAATGCTAAATATAATTTGGTTCATATGTGCAAAAGCTGCAATGAGCAGCGGGGAAATATGAGTTATGACGCATTTATTCGAATAAACCCGTCACTTCAAAATAACATGCAAAAGTTTATAAACAGTGTAAAAAGAATGCTGCTCCAAACCAAAAACTCACAACAGCTTGAAAGTATCAAAAATTATTTAACAAGCGTTCAGGGTACTTTGAATAACAACGGCATAGAAGTTATTGTCTAA
- the coaE gene encoding dephospho-CoA kinase (Dephospho-CoA kinase (CoaE) performs the final step in coenzyme A biosynthesis.) codes for MKKIALTGNIASGKSQIENFFSKANYPVLDTDMVCRELLENDRLIISQAACLFKDYDIFLQKGKFDRKKISQLIFSDEHLKKGLEGILHPKVREEILKFFKNNTDKDLAVVSVPLLFEAKMENLFDSIIFVSADEKIRLQRLKSRNNMDEKTALARINAQDPELEKILKSDFVIENNADLAKLYESFENILQELLKM; via the coding sequence ATGAAAAAAATAGCACTTACCGGAAATATTGCAAGCGGAAAATCTCAAATTGAAAATTTTTTTTCTAAAGCAAACTACCCTGTCTTAGATACAGATATGGTTTGCCGTGAATTGCTGGAAAATGATAGACTAATTATCTCGCAAGCCGCCTGCTTATTTAAAGATTATGACATATTTTTACAGAAAGGTAAATTTGACAGGAAAAAAATATCGCAGCTTATTTTTTCTGACGAACACTTAAAAAAAGGACTTGAAGGTATTTTACACCCCAAAGTCAGGGAAGAAATTTTAAAGTTTTTTAAAAATAACACGGATAAAGATTTAGCTGTAGTATCTGTACCGCTCCTTTTCGAAGCAAAAATGGAGAATCTTTTTGATTCTATCATATTTGTAAGTGCGGATGAAAAAATCAGGCTGCAGCGTTTAAAGTCCCGCAATAATATGGATGAAAAAACAGCGCTTGCACGAATTAATGCCCAAGACCCCGAGCTTGAAAAAATATTAAAATCTGACTTTGTAATTGAAAACAACGCTGATTTGGCAAAATTATACGAAAGTTTTGAAAATATCTTGCAAGAATTGTTAAAAATGTAA
- a CDS encoding porin, with the protein MKKYLFLTILIAFVTAGKSYGIVDMPQSKTSEDKTVILDISGEELNEDRSVQDAVIEENRLETGISKYYTFENGLLKLRVNDKLNLDFGLLGSMEWNNTPAQDNYNSNFKFNTVDIILSGQLKDNLDYKLQFLPHRNINERTILGDVWTRYKYNNHSIYIGRMRKPVAYEPTFSPYDLEFANYSQISRDFGDLRDSGFKTQSVYKYVDIATGVYSNMQDRPFSFSRGGYELDSWVLLKPIANYPELGNLKIGGGFATGKKDYSYNIYSAAAIYDYKKLGLRAEYINKGAPEYNLKDTDGYHIDMVYSLTKKLQLALRFDSYNPDRHASTKDRSNEYVVGLNYYLNNRNTMFVLNYAFCDRKYDSHRISLQARYKTW; encoded by the coding sequence ATGAAAAAATACTTATTTTTAACTATTTTAATAGCTTTTGTAACCGCAGGAAAGTCTTACGGTATCGTTGATATGCCGCAAAGTAAAACAAGTGAGGATAAAACTGTTATCCTTGATATTTCGGGCGAAGAGTTAAATGAGGATAGATCCGTTCAGGACGCTGTTATAGAAGAGAACAGGCTTGAAACGGGTATTTCGAAATATTATACCTTTGAAAACGGATTATTAAAGCTGCGGGTTAACGATAAATTAAATTTGGATTTTGGTTTACTTGGCAGCATGGAATGGAATAATACTCCGGCTCAGGATAATTACAATTCCAATTTCAAATTTAATACCGTTGATATTATATTATCGGGACAGTTAAAAGATAATCTTGATTATAAACTTCAGTTTTTGCCGCACAGAAATATCAATGAAAGAACTATATTGGGTGATGTTTGGACGCGTTATAAGTACAATAACCACAGTATTTATATAGGCAGAATGCGAAAACCCGTAGCTTATGAACCGACTTTTTCTCCTTATGACCTTGAATTTGCAAATTATTCCCAAATATCAAGAGATTTTGGTGATTTGAGAGATAGCGGCTTTAAAACGCAGTCCGTTTATAAATATGTCGATATAGCGACAGGTGTTTACAGCAATATGCAAGACAGACCATTTTCCTTTAGCCGGGGCGGCTATGAACTTGATAGCTGGGTGTTGTTGAAGCCGATAGCCAATTACCCCGAATTAGGTAATCTAAAGATAGGCGGGGGTTTTGCTACAGGTAAAAAAGATTATTCGTATAACATATACAGCGCTGCGGCTATTTATGATTATAAAAAATTAGGGTTAAGGGCGGAATATATAAATAAAGGTGCACCGGAATATAACCTGAAAGACACTGACGGCTATCATATAGATATGGTTTACTCTTTAACGAAGAAACTGCAGCTTGCGCTCAGGTTCGATTCGTATAATCCTGACAGGCATGCTTCAACTAAAGACCGTTCAAATGAATACGTTGTAGGCTTAAATTACTACTTAAATAACCGCAATACAATGTTTGTCCTAAATTACGCCTTTTGCGACAGGAAATATGATTCGCATCGCATAAGTCTGCAAGCAAGGTATAAGACCTGGTAG
- a CDS encoding sigma-70 family RNA polymerase sigma factor, whose translation MTLSRKTIPKRTYKDYLDLIDVVSKVEYKRLNNNYFVDFSEFQNIAIITIHTLLEESPTKEFNTTYLSTAIKWAIRNELRKRYNWYSSKSSDKEFDKETVREAIYETILSIDEMSEGDNPTHIAADGYSPEETVELSEINLAVREAIKKLPPRYKEIVEARFFQDKKLKELSCDFELSPSRITRIIQNALEKIKKELQRQSLV comes from the coding sequence ATGACTTTATCACGAAAAACCATACCTAAAAGGACTTATAAAGACTATCTCGATTTAATTGATGTAGTCAGTAAAGTTGAATATAAAAGACTAAACAACAATTACTTTGTTGATTTTTCGGAATTTCAAAATATCGCTATCATTACCATACATACATTACTGGAAGAAAGCCCGACGAAAGAATTTAACACTACTTACCTTTCAACCGCCATTAAATGGGCGATACGAAACGAGCTTAGAAAAAGGTACAATTGGTATTCTTCCAAATCAAGCGATAAAGAATTTGATAAAGAAACGGTAAGAGAAGCGATTTATGAAACAATATTATCAATTGACGAAATGTCAGAAGGTGATAACCCTACGCACATAGCTGCTGACGGTTATTCTCCCGAAGAAACGGTTGAACTTTCGGAGATTAATTTGGCGGTAAGAGAAGCTATTAAAAAACTTCCGCCGCGTTATAAAGAAATAGTAGAGGCAAGATTTTTTCAGGATAAAAAACTCAAAGAGCTGTCGTGTGATTTTGAGCTTTCACCTTCAAGAATTACAAGAATTATTCAAAATGCGCTTGAGAAAATAAAAAAAGAATTGCAGCGGCAGTCTTTAGTTTAG
- a CDS encoding thioesterase family protein: protein MEHNTQIKVYYADTDAYGVVWHGHYLRWLERARCDFADAVGTPMKAVEEKNVVMPVVDISLKYKNSALLHDELIIETSFYELTKLKVSFLQKITEKNTRKPILEAVITCVTTDKSGKLYRRMPDEIYNLFKAAKE, encoded by the coding sequence ATGGAACATAATACGCAAATCAAAGTTTACTACGCAGACACCGATGCTTACGGGGTTGTCTGGCATGGACATTATCTAAGATGGCTGGAGCGGGCAAGGTGTGACTTTGCAGATGCCGTAGGAACGCCAATGAAAGCGGTTGAAGAAAAAAACGTAGTTATGCCTGTGGTTGATATTAGTCTAAAGTACAAAAACTCTGCGCTTTTGCATGATGAGCTTATTATTGAAACATCATTTTATGAGCTTACAAAATTAAAGGTTTCCTTTCTCCAAAAAATAACAGAAAAAAATACCCGAAAACCCATATTAGAAGCTGTTATAACTTGTGTTACAACCGATAAGTCCGGCAAACTCTACCGAAGAATGCCCGACGAAATTTATAACCTTTTTAAAGCTGCAAAAGAATAA
- a CDS encoding hemolysin family protein gives MSEGDSLIFNFFIIILLLFANGFFVASEFALVSVRHTRLVQLSNEGNSNAKIALNAIKDLDKYIAAVQLGITISSIGLGWLGEATLVRVMLPVFEFLPNLIKHTAAHTISVSIAFSVITLLHVVIGELMPKSVALQYPEKTSLIVARPMHYITVLFTPFIFVLNGLGNSLLKLINIHPASSSHIAHSTEELNMLINASYKEGMINETEKDMLQNVFKFSDLTAKQVMVPRPDMTCIPSDITIEELNKITAESQYTRYPVYEEDLDNITGIIHIKDVYAANLKGSFNIEEILREPMLIPETVNIDRLILDFKNKHQQIAIVIDEFGGTAGLITVEDVLEEIFGDVQDEFDEEEEDIIRLSDDEYLVNAMMRTDEISEFFKVQIDEDDVDTIGGFVIKCLGRLADCGDIVTFENLEFTVEEMSKSRITKLHIKVNDTPQETDEESSEG, from the coding sequence ATGAGCGAAGGCGACAGTTTAATCTTTAACTTTTTTATTATCATACTTTTACTATTTGCAAACGGTTTTTTTGTAGCATCAGAGTTCGCTCTTGTCAGTGTAAGACACACCAGATTGGTTCAATTATCTAACGAAGGTAATTCCAATGCCAAAATTGCACTAAATGCAATTAAGGATTTAGACAAGTACATAGCAGCAGTTCAATTAGGTATTACAATTTCAAGTATCGGTTTGGGTTGGCTTGGGGAAGCTACCTTGGTCAGGGTTATGCTTCCCGTGTTTGAATTTTTGCCTAATTTGATTAAACATACTGCAGCTCATACTATTTCTGTTTCAATAGCTTTTTCCGTAATAACCTTGCTTCATGTGGTTATAGGGGAGTTAATGCCAAAATCCGTAGCTTTGCAATATCCTGAAAAAACGTCTTTGATAGTTGCGAGGCCTATGCATTATATTACGGTTCTTTTTACGCCGTTTATATTTGTTTTAAACGGGTTGGGGAACAGTCTTTTAAAGCTTATTAATATTCACCCCGCAAGCAGCTCTCATATAGCCCATTCTACGGAAGAGCTTAATATGCTGATAAATGCCAGTTATAAAGAAGGCATGATTAATGAAACAGAAAAAGATATGCTTCAAAATGTGTTTAAATTTTCTGATTTAACCGCTAAGCAGGTAATGGTTCCAAGACCTGATATGACTTGTATTCCAAGTGATATCACTATAGAAGAGCTTAATAAAATCACCGCAGAGTCCCAATATACGCGATATCCCGTATATGAAGAGGATTTGGATAATATTACAGGTATTATTCATATTAAAGATGTTTATGCCGCTAATCTAAAGGGTTCTTTTAACATAGAAGAAATTCTCAGAGAACCTATGCTTATCCCTGAAACAGTTAATATAGACAGGCTAATTTTAGACTTCAAAAATAAGCACCAGCAGATTGCTATAGTTATTGACGAATTTGGCGGCACCGCAGGACTTATAACCGTGGAAGACGTTTTGGAAGAAATCTTCGGTGATGTACAGGATGAATTTGACGAGGAAGAAGAAGATATCATAAGGCTTTCAGACGATGAATATTTAGTTAATGCGATGATGAGAACCGATGAAATATCAGAATTCTTTAAAGTTCAAATTGATGAAGATGACGTTGATACTATAGGCGGTTTTGTAATCAAATGTTTGGGTCGTTTAGCCGATTGCGGCGATATAGTAACATTTGAAAACCTTGAGTTTACCGTTGAAGAAATGTCAAAGTCAAGGATTACCAAGCTTCATATCAAAGTTAACGATACACCGCAAGAAACTGACGAGGAGTCATCAGAGGGCTAA
- the ribD gene encoding bifunctional diaminohydroxyphosphoribosylaminopyrimidine deaminase/5-amino-6-(5-phosphoribosylamino)uracil reductase RibD has product MNLEYFMKKCIQIAEKSSGHVSPNPLVGCVIVDDCGNLVSQGRHKKYAEAHAEYSALKKAGAKAKNATLFVNLEPCNHHGKTPPCSKFIIKAGIKKVVIGNTDPNVKAMGGIEALTMAGIDVKVGILEEECRKLNEIFFCNFEKNKPFIAIKTATTLDGKVATKTGASKWISCKESRLKVHRLRNRYDAIITSSTTVINDNPAFTSRIPRGRNPIRVIVDRELKTLPDSKVYFTNTSKIYVATDKDIPQEKMEKYPEHVNFIKCPLKEGHVDLNFLMKELFKLKICSILVEAGGIFSAAMLKTNKVDKIYQFIAPKIIGEQSARGFVDGYCIDDIDKALKFEIRQVEHFDKDVMLELYPQ; this is encoded by the coding sequence ATGAATTTAGAATACTTTATGAAAAAATGCATACAAATTGCAGAAAAATCGAGCGGGCATGTTTCCCCCAATCCTTTGGTAGGTTGTGTAATCGTTGATGATTGCGGGAATTTGGTATCACAGGGACGCCACAAAAAGTACGCAGAGGCGCATGCAGAATATAGCGCTCTTAAAAAAGCGGGCGCCAAGGCAAAAAATGCCACGTTATTTGTCAATCTTGAGCCTTGCAATCACCACGGGAAAACTCCCCCATGTTCTAAATTCATAATCAAAGCGGGAATAAAAAAAGTCGTGATAGGAAATACTGACCCCAATGTCAAAGCAATGGGCGGTATTGAAGCCCTTACTATGGCGGGTATAGACGTTAAGGTAGGAATTTTGGAAGAAGAATGCAGAAAATTAAACGAGATATTTTTCTGCAATTTTGAAAAGAATAAGCCCTTTATTGCAATTAAAACAGCCACAACTCTTGACGGTAAAGTTGCAACTAAAACGGGTGCAAGCAAATGGATAAGCTGCAAGGAATCAAGGCTAAAAGTTCACAGGCTGAGAAACAGGTACGATGCCATTATTACTTCTTCGACTACGGTAATCAATGACAACCCTGCTTTTACTTCCCGTATTCCACGGGGTAGAAATCCTATAAGAGTAATAGTGGACAGAGAGCTTAAAACCCTTCCGGATTCAAAAGTTTATTTTACCAACACATCAAAAATCTATGTAGCGACAGACAAAGATATCCCTCAGGAAAAAATGGAAAAATATCCGGAGCATGTGAATTTTATTAAGTGTCCGTTGAAAGAAGGGCATGTTGATTTGAATTTTCTTATGAAGGAACTGTTTAAATTAAAAATATGCAGTATTTTAGTTGAGGCAGGCGGGATATTTTCTGCGGCAATGTTAAAAACTAACAAGGTAGATAAAATCTATCAGTTTATCGCCCCCAAAATCATAGGGGAACAGTCCGCAAGAGGGTTTGTAGACGGCTATTGTATAGATGATATTGATAAGGCTTTGAAGTTTGAAATCCGTCAAGTTGAACATTTTGATAAGGATGTTATGCTGGAGCTTTACCCGCAATAG
- a CDS encoding TonB C-terminal domain-containing protein, which yields MTKLTIAKEDKNIDIEVLAPIMNDYSRNNIYLANLICKAFSKNYNLHLDTSTSVFNLPIVNFNLSIIDCKINGLKAAFVPTVNRASNKYVHIPVDYRDYKYTPDVIIFVNFSKTLSKLEILGFIPGHNVSTSSIEKSMLKAPDELKEYLNSQSPASDEVSPSSLNTAEELMLAYIDGDLSAEGARFFQKYILMSDTLRKNYKMFYALNCDFISIAQDSEIDKKITLMQSASSAPAVLNKETDFGISPGSGDLKDFSLGSLTFSIEAEEDLPAAMEDLPAAMEEISYETEESNAEQPVFPDEKIPESPINEEEMLDFEDAAPPETLSDTDITEDLAQEENILNSFEDEENLLDFSAVDDLIIDEDNSFDDEIIEDNITFEEETNAQDETDISDMGDVDLDFEADDLDLLELDEQDVNAANSIDIDNPEFVTEDNAMPEAAEANEPVISAGEDDIFNMLSDLADKPVSSDAIEQLDDEALGILMQDDNDTEEILSNEPEAPQQEEVNTAPHEEETPSTREYVNVYSPEPQPKKSNLVTLLIFGALLLGMVAYAGLMYKDEIAMIINPDSAIESSIPEAQQPPSERLPEPVANNQGEPAPATPPAVNQPIASGHNEELPPAATAPQVPGALKTPEKAPSPQNINDAIATAITKEYSAVRISKTSWEAPEALVANAEFKKYLTLTGRSIKTTLSQELLLANEKAPNNEVSVAITYSDLGSVISAKIVKSSGSKQVDDIIISSINETLNYTKMPAMKINKKEYTIKLVITL from the coding sequence ATGACAAAATTAACAATAGCAAAAGAAGATAAAAACATTGATATAGAAGTTTTAGCGCCCATTATGAATGATTATTCGCGCAATAACATTTATCTGGCGAATTTAATTTGCAAAGCTTTTTCCAAAAATTACAATCTGCATTTAGATACTTCAACCTCTGTTTTTAACCTGCCTATAGTTAATTTTAATTTGAGTATTATTGACTGTAAAATTAACGGATTAAAAGCAGCGTTTGTCCCTACCGTCAACCGCGCTTCAAACAAATATGTCCACATACCCGTTGATTACAGAGATTATAAGTATACTCCCGATGTCATTATTTTTGTTAATTTTTCTAAAACTCTTTCAAAATTGGAAATCCTGGGCTTTATCCCGGGACATAATGTTTCGACCTCATCCATAGAAAAATCAATGCTTAAAGCCCCTGATGAATTAAAAGAATATTTGAACTCCCAATCGCCGGCATCCGATGAAGTATCACCTTCCTCGTTAAACACGGCGGAAGAACTTATGCTTGCTTATATTGATGGTGATTTATCCGCAGAAGGGGCGAGGTTTTTTCAAAAATATATCCTGATGAGTGATACATTAAGAAAAAACTACAAAATGTTTTATGCGCTTAACTGTGATTTCATCTCCATTGCACAAGACAGTGAAATCGATAAAAAAATCACCCTTATGCAAAGCGCGAGCAGCGCTCCTGCGGTATTAAACAAAGAAACTGATTTTGGTATTTCACCAGGCAGCGGCGATTTAAAAGACTTTTCACTGGGGTCATTGACTTTTTCTATTGAAGCTGAAGAAGACCTGCCGGCTGCAATGGAAGACCTGCCGGCTGCAATGGAAGAAATATCCTATGAAACGGAAGAAAGTAACGCAGAACAACCCGTATTCCCTGATGAAAAAATACCGGAAAGCCCGATTAATGAAGAAGAAATGCTTGATTTTGAAGATGCTGCGCCTCCGGAAACACTTTCTGATACTGATATCACAGAAGATTTAGCGCAGGAAGAAAATATATTAAACTCTTTTGAAGACGAGGAGAATTTACTCGATTTTTCCGCAGTTGATGACTTGATAATAGATGAAGATAATTCTTTTGACGATGAAATTATTGAAGATAATATCACTTTTGAAGAGGAAACCAATGCTCAAGATGAAACCGACATATCCGATATGGGTGATGTTGATTTGGATTTTGAAGCTGATGATTTAGACTTACTTGAACTTGACGAACAGGATGTAAATGCTGCAAATTCAATCGATATTGATAACCCTGAATTTGTTACCGAAGATAACGCAATGCCCGAAGCAGCGGAAGCAAATGAACCTGTAATAAGTGCAGGAGAGGATGATATTTTTAATATGCTCTCAGACTTGGCAGACAAGCCTGTTTCATCGGACGCCATAGAGCAGCTGGATGATGAGGCATTGGGTATTCTCATGCAGGATGATAATGATACGGAAGAAATTTTATCAAATGAACCCGAAGCCCCTCAGCAAGAAGAGGTTAATACCGCCCCCCATGAAGAGGAAACACCGTCAACCCGAGAGTATGTCAACGTATATTCTCCCGAGCCGCAGCCTAAAAAATCAAACTTGGTAACATTATTAATTTTCGGAGCTTTATTGCTGGGTATGGTAGCTTATGCGGGGTTAATGTATAAGGATGAAATAGCCATGATTATAAATCCTGACAGCGCAATAGAAAGTTCAATACCCGAAGCGCAGCAGCCTCCATCTGAACGGCTTCCTGAGCCTGTTGCTAATAATCAGGGTGAACCTGCACCTGCAACACCCCCTGCCGTAAATCAACCGATTGCATCAGGACACAATGAAGAATTACCTCCCGCCGCAACTGCACCTCAAGTTCCAGGAGCCTTGAAAACTCCTGAAAAAGCACCTTCGCCTCAAAACATTAACGATGCTATCGCTACTGCCATAACAAAAGAATACAGTGCCGTAAGGATTTCTAAAACATCCTGGGAAGCGCCTGAAGCCTTAGTTGCAAATGCCGAATTTAAAAAATATTTAACTTTAACAGGACGCTCTATTAAAACAACACTCTCTCAAGAACTTCTGTTGGCAAATGAAAAAGCTCCCAATAACGAGGTTTCCGTAGCTATAACATATTCGGATTTAGGAAGTGTTATATCCGCCAAAATAGTCAAATCATCAGGCTCAAAGCAGGTCGATGATATAATAATAAGCTCAATAAATGAAACTCTTAATTATACTAAAATGCCTGCTATGAAAATAAATAAAAAAGAATATACGATAAAACTCGTAATTACTCTCTAA